In one Syntrophorhabdales bacterium genomic region, the following are encoded:
- a CDS encoding bifunctional oligoribonuclease/PAP phosphatase NrnA gives MFQRIKEILANGKEFVVTSHIDPDGDALGSAFALAFALGKLGKEAVVYLKDKVPYKYEFLPQPPNFVRAISANKFDAVFVVDCGDFFRVGNDHEKLKEQGPIINIDHHDTNEAFGYLNIIDERASSTAEIIYAIIKALDVKIDHDIAMNIYTAILTDTGSFRYNSTNSKAFLICEEMTHLGVLPSYVAEKVYESHPKERFLLLCAALTTLETYRDNRIAFVQITDDMFRKTGGSREHTEGFVEFLKEMRGVEVALVARQIGTDRYKISMRSKGKIDVASAARHFGGGGHKNAAGCVLEGSIDQVKKLLVEAFRL, from the coding sequence ATGTTTCAGAGGATTAAGGAGATACTGGCAAACGGGAAAGAGTTTGTGGTCACCTCTCACATAGATCCCGATGGCGATGCTTTAGGCTCGGCCTTTGCCCTTGCTTTTGCTCTTGGAAAGCTGGGGAAAGAGGCGGTGGTCTACCTGAAAGACAAGGTGCCCTACAAGTACGAGTTTCTCCCTCAGCCGCCAAATTTTGTGCGCGCGATCTCGGCAAACAAGTTCGACGCTGTTTTTGTAGTGGACTGCGGCGATTTTTTCCGTGTGGGGAATGACCACGAAAAACTGAAAGAACAAGGCCCGATAATCAATATCGACCATCACGACACCAACGAGGCATTCGGCTACCTGAACATCATCGACGAACGGGCTTCCTCCACCGCGGAAATCATCTACGCGATCATCAAGGCGCTGGATGTCAAGATAGATCACGATATAGCGATGAATATTTACACTGCCATACTTACCGACACAGGCTCGTTCCGGTACAACAGCACGAACTCGAAGGCATTCCTCATCTGCGAAGAGATGACCCATCTCGGGGTACTCCCTTCCTACGTTGCCGAGAAGGTATATGAGAGCCATCCCAAGGAACGGTTCCTGCTTCTCTGCGCAGCGCTCACAACCCTTGAGACGTACCGCGATAACAGGATCGCGTTTGTGCAAATCACAGACGATATGTTCCGTAAAACGGGTGGTTCAAGAGAACATACCGAAGGCTTTGTGGAGTTTCTTAAAGAAATGAGGGGTGTAGAGGTGGCACTGGTCGCACGACAGATCGGTACTGACCGCTACAAGATATCAATGAGATCCAAAGGGAAGATAGATGTGGCGTCGGCTGCAAGACATTTTGGCGGCGGGGGCCACAAGAATGCCGCAGGGTGCGTCCTTGAGGGTAGCATCGACCAGGTAAAAAAACTTCTTGTCGAGGCTTTCCGGCTATGA
- the infB gene encoding translation initiation factor IF-2 encodes MPRIRITTLTDKMKDEQVLSKLKNIGAKGKEKEKAGTAEIHEDTKEKVSASGEKIIEKRVASTVIRRRVQTPPPEAAVETAEETKAPLEEAAATRPLPKRRVAIRKEAAEARTAEPSNVEVETAPPPATAAQAPAAQEVQAQAAQAEAQVEEPVRLAGEAAKEEPAKPEIETIGEEKKQEITRALEEVYKQDLEKEFKLVEEEPEEEKKRKKAERLLKKIEEEELESTTTKKKGLLKRKVVIREEDLYAFRRRGGKALPFRKDRRGRAEARAEEEARPELRIVKKAVRIADQIQVGELAKRLSVKAQDVMSKLFSLGVMSSINQSIDHETASLVATELGFEVERVLSMEEEFQARETEARESEEKENLKARSPVVTIMGHVDHGKTLLLDTIRNTNVAEREAGGITQHIGAYLAQVNGKQIAFLDTPGHEAFTAMRARGAQVTDIVVLVVAADDGVMPQTVEAINHAKAANVPIIVAINKIDKPNANPERVIKELAEHGLVPEEWGGTTLMAKISAKKKTGINELLELILLQAEMLELKANPDKLAKGIIIESGLDKGHGPIGTVIVREGTLSVHDPFVAGTIFGRVRALIDDKGKRIQKAPPATPVLVVGFSDVPQAGDSFVATTEESYARELSRFRQEKAREKEAMAGPRVTLEDLYAKMEEIERLTLNVVLKGDARGTLDAIQDALTRLSTQNIQIQIIHSGVGAITETDVNLAMASGAIIIGFNVKPIPKTQALADQEHVQIRTYSIIYEMIDEVRKAMEGMLAPKIVEVSIGKAEVRKIFTVSKLGSIAGSYVTEGKVTRSALAKVRRNGTELYAGKLASLKRFKDDVKEVQAGYECGLALEGFNDIREGDVIEFFVEEQEKQTLDG; translated from the coding sequence ATGCCAAGGATAAGAATTACTACCCTCACCGATAAGATGAAAGACGAGCAGGTCTTATCGAAGCTCAAGAATATCGGCGCCAAGGGCAAGGAGAAAGAAAAAGCCGGTACGGCAGAGATCCACGAGGACACAAAGGAAAAGGTAAGCGCAAGCGGCGAGAAGATCATAGAAAAGCGGGTGGCATCGACCGTCATCAGAAGACGTGTCCAGACCCCGCCTCCAGAAGCTGCTGTAGAAACAGCAGAAGAAACAAAGGCTCCGCTGGAAGAAGCCGCAGCCACGAGGCCTCTACCAAAGAGAAGGGTCGCTATCAGGAAGGAAGCAGCGGAAGCACGCACGGCTGAGCCGTCAAATGTCGAAGTAGAGACAGCGCCTCCCCCTGCAACTGCGGCGCAGGCTCCCGCCGCTCAAGAAGTGCAGGCGCAAGCCGCCCAGGCTGAAGCCCAAGTCGAGGAGCCCGTAAGGCTTGCAGGAGAGGCCGCCAAGGAAGAACCGGCCAAGCCAGAGATCGAAACCATCGGCGAGGAAAAAAAGCAGGAGATTACCAGGGCACTGGAAGAGGTATACAAACAGGATCTGGAAAAAGAATTCAAGCTGGTTGAGGAAGAACCGGAAGAAGAGAAGAAGCGCAAGAAAGCTGAACGGCTCCTCAAGAAAATCGAAGAAGAGGAACTGGAATCTACCACGACTAAGAAGAAAGGGCTTCTCAAGCGCAAAGTAGTAATACGCGAAGAGGACCTGTATGCCTTCAGGCGCCGCGGTGGCAAGGCGCTCCCCTTCAGAAAGGACAGGCGGGGAAGAGCGGAGGCGAGGGCTGAAGAAGAGGCGAGACCCGAGCTGAGAATTGTTAAAAAGGCAGTGCGGATTGCTGACCAGATCCAGGTTGGAGAACTGGCAAAACGGTTGAGCGTCAAGGCCCAGGACGTCATGAGCAAACTGTTTTCTCTCGGCGTGATGTCCAGCATCAACCAATCGATCGATCATGAAACTGCATCTCTTGTAGCGACAGAACTCGGTTTTGAGGTAGAACGCGTGCTCTCGATGGAGGAGGAATTCCAGGCGAGAGAAACAGAGGCCAGGGAATCTGAGGAGAAGGAGAACCTCAAGGCGCGCTCTCCGGTTGTTACCATCATGGGTCACGTCGACCATGGAAAAACACTTCTCCTGGATACCATCAGGAATACCAATGTTGCAGAACGGGAAGCAGGGGGCATAACGCAGCATATAGGCGCCTACCTCGCGCAGGTCAATGGTAAGCAGATCGCTTTCCTCGACACTCCAGGTCATGAAGCGTTCACTGCAATGCGGGCACGCGGCGCACAGGTAACTGACATAGTGGTCCTGGTGGTGGCGGCGGATGACGGGGTGATGCCCCAGACTGTGGAAGCCATCAACCATGCGAAAGCCGCCAACGTTCCCATTATCGTGGCGATAAACAAGATCGACAAACCGAATGCAAACCCGGAGAGGGTTATAAAAGAACTTGCCGAACATGGTCTGGTTCCGGAAGAATGGGGCGGGACCACCCTTATGGCAAAAATCTCTGCGAAGAAAAAGACAGGAATCAACGAGCTTCTGGAACTGATCCTGCTTCAGGCCGAGATGCTCGAGCTCAAGGCAAATCCTGATAAGCTTGCCAAAGGCATTATTATTGAGTCGGGTCTCGATAAGGGACACGGGCCCATCGGTACCGTCATAGTCAGGGAAGGCACGCTCAGCGTCCACGATCCATTTGTGGCAGGGACTATCTTCGGTCGCGTGCGCGCCCTGATCGACGATAAGGGAAAGAGGATACAGAAAGCGCCTCCGGCCACCCCGGTGCTGGTCGTTGGTTTCTCGGACGTGCCCCAAGCAGGTGATTCCTTTGTGGCAACGACGGAAGAGAGCTACGCACGGGAACTCTCCAGATTCAGACAGGAGAAGGCGCGAGAGAAAGAGGCCATGGCGGGCCCCAGGGTTACCCTTGAAGACCTGTATGCCAAGATGGAAGAGATAGAGAGACTGACGTTGAATGTGGTGTTGAAGGGTGATGCGAGGGGTACACTCGATGCCATCCAGGACGCACTGACGAGACTCTCCACGCAGAACATTCAGATTCAGATCATCCACAGCGGCGTCGGCGCCATTACTGAAACCGACGTTAACCTTGCAATGGCATCCGGTGCCATCATCATCGGCTTTAACGTCAAACCGATACCAAAAACGCAAGCTCTCGCAGACCAGGAGCACGTGCAGATCCGCACCTATTCGATCATTTACGAGATGATCGACGAAGTGCGAAAAGCTATGGAAGGCATGCTTGCGCCGAAGATCGTGGAAGTGAGTATCGGGAAGGCAGAAGTCAGAAAGATATTCACGGTCTCCAAGCTGGGTAGCATTGCTGGATCATACGTCACAGAGGGCAAAGTGACGAGGAGCGCCCTGGCTAAAGTGAGACGGAATGGAACGGAACTCTATGCAGGCAAGCTTGCCTCTTTGAAGCGCTTCAAAGATGATGTCAAGGAGGTTCAGGCCGGATATGAGTGCGGCCTTGCCTTGGAGGGATTTAACGATATACGTGAAGGGGATGTCATCGAATTCTTTGTTGAAGAACAAGAAAAACAGACTCTCGATGGCTAA
- a CDS encoding DUF503 domain-containing protein, whose amino-acid sequence MVVGISRVEIFLPDNHSLKEKRQATKRIVERTRQKFNVSVMEVDRTNLWQRVTVGFSVVGNGRDVVERMVENIHLFIEELYIGKVIDTRTEIMMVGDEI is encoded by the coding sequence ATGGTCGTCGGCATTTCTCGCGTCGAAATCTTCTTACCTGACAACCATTCTCTGAAAGAAAAGAGACAGGCCACAAAACGGATAGTGGAAAGAACAAGGCAGAAGTTTAATGTGTCAGTCATGGAGGTCGATCGTACAAACCTTTGGCAGCGTGTAACCGTAGGCTTCTCTGTGGTGGGTAATGGAAGGGATGTGGTGGAGCGCATGGTCGAAAACATTCACCTTTTCATCGAAGAGCTATACATAGGCAAAGTGATTGACACCAGAACTGAAATAATGATGGTCGGCGATGAAATATAG
- the rpsO gene encoding 30S ribosomal protein S15, with protein sequence MSLDPGQKKTIIEGYKLHEKDTGSPEVQIALLTERIKLLTEHFKKFDKDHNSRRGLLMLVGARRRLLTYLKEKNADRYRKLIERLGLRK encoded by the coding sequence ATGTCACTGGACCCAGGTCAGAAGAAAACAATAATAGAAGGCTACAAACTGCATGAGAAGGACACCGGCTCGCCGGAAGTGCAGATTGCCCTGCTTACCGAGAGGATTAAGCTCCTCACCGAGCATTTCAAGAAATTTGATAAGGACCATAACTCCAGGCGCGGTTTGCTCATGCTGGTGGGCGCCAGAAGAAGACTCCTCACCTATCTGAAAGAAAAAAATGCAGACAGGTACCGCAAGCTTATCGAAAGACTCGGTCTGAGAAAATAA
- the rbfA gene encoding 30S ribosome-binding factor RbfA, which yields MKYRKERMQDFVREEISMILQQEIKDPGLGFITIIDVRMSDDLKYAKVYYSVYGSDEEKEHTAEALKRATNYIKHLLGGKVRMKYMPEITFVYDTDQERAARIDAILKKVSNVSED from the coding sequence ATGAAATATAGAAAAGAGCGCATGCAGGACTTCGTCCGGGAAGAAATATCGATGATCCTGCAGCAGGAAATAAAGGATCCCGGTCTCGGTTTCATTACAATCATCGACGTAAGGATGAGCGATGATTTAAAGTATGCCAAGGTCTACTACTCGGTGTACGGATCGGATGAGGAAAAGGAGCATACTGCCGAGGCGCTCAAACGTGCAACCAATTACATCAAGCACCTTCTGGGCGGCAAGGTGCGAATGAAATACATGCCGGAGATTACCTTCGTGTACGACACAGACCAGGAAAGGGCTGCCAGAATTGACGCCATCCTGAAAAAGGTGAGTAATGTTTCAGAGGATTAA
- the truB gene encoding tRNA pseudouridine(55) synthase TruB, which translates to MMDGFLVINKNAGITSYHVIKRLKAICPFRKIGYIGTLDRNATGILPVALNEGVKLIPFLENGEKTYIARFVLGVTTDTFDLEGTRITEVNPPEYDLKTIEETLLAFKGKIHQKVPVYSSKKIDGKPLYKWVRKGVVMETPYKDVEVHDITFLAYAHPYVDAEVRCSKGTYIRVIAHDFGAVLGCGASLHSLKRSRHGEFTLDMSTPLEALKTEQDIVKYTLSLRDVLKNLREVTVDSNLERFLRNGMPVPLLEGSRDLKNGEFAKLMSGTGSVIGIGKIDGPTRTIRIKRLINS; encoded by the coding sequence ATGATGGACGGCTTTCTTGTTATCAATAAGAATGCGGGAATAACCTCCTACCATGTCATAAAAAGGCTTAAAGCCATCTGTCCCTTCAGGAAGATTGGCTACATAGGCACTCTTGACCGTAACGCTACCGGAATTTTACCCGTGGCCCTCAATGAGGGAGTCAAGCTCATCCCCTTCCTCGAAAACGGAGAAAAGACCTATATAGCTCGTTTTGTGCTGGGAGTTACCACAGACACGTTCGATCTTGAGGGTACGCGCATCACCGAGGTTAATCCACCCGAGTATGACCTCAAGACCATAGAGGAGACCCTGCTTGCGTTCAAGGGGAAGATACATCAGAAGGTGCCAGTGTACTCATCCAAGAAGATAGACGGTAAGCCTCTCTACAAATGGGTGAGGAAAGGCGTCGTGATGGAGACGCCCTACAAGGACGTCGAAGTGCATGACATTACATTCCTTGCGTATGCTCATCCATACGTGGACGCTGAAGTAAGGTGCAGTAAAGGGACCTACATTCGTGTGATTGCGCACGATTTTGGGGCGGTCCTGGGTTGCGGCGCTTCGCTCCACTCGTTGAAGCGGTCGCGTCACGGTGAATTCACCCTGGATATGAGCACCCCTCTTGAGGCTTTAAAAACGGAGCAGGATATAGTAAAATACACCCTATCCTTGCGAGATGTTTTGAAAAATCTGCGCGAGGTGACGGTTGATTCCAACCTGGAAAGATTCTTGCGGAACGGCATGCCCGTGCCCTTGTTGGAAGGCTCCAGGGATTTAAAAAATGGTGAATTTGCTAAGCTGATGTCCGGAACCGGAAGCGTAATCGGCATAGGAAAAATCGATGGGCCGACGAGAACGATCCGGATAAAGAGGCTAATTAACAGCTAA